The Flavobacterium commune genome contains a region encoding:
- a CDS encoding RNA recognition motif domain-containing protein, with the protein MNIFVGSLPFSIEEADLRESFEAYGAVDSVKIITDKFTGRSKGFGFVEMPVDAEAQKAIDELNGATVQGRTIVVNKSEPKPEGERRSYNNNRGGDSRGGYSNNRGGDRGNRGGY; encoded by the coding sequence ATGAATATTTTTGTTGGAAGCCTTCCATTCAGTATTGAGGAAGCAGATTTAAGAGAGTCTTTTGAGGCTTATGGAGCAGTTGACTCTGTTAAAATTATTACTGATAAATTTACTGGAAGAAGTAAAGGATTTGGTTTTGTTGAGATGCCAGTTGATGCTGAAGCTCAAAAAGCAATTGATGAATTGAACGGAGCTACTGTTCAGGGGCGTACAATTGTAGTAAATAAATCAGAGCCAAAACCAGAAGGTGAAAGAAGAAGTTACAACAACAACCGTGGAGGTGATTCTCGCGGAGGTTACAGTAACAACCGTGGTGGTGACCGTGGAAACAGAGGAGGATATTAA
- a CDS encoding energy transducer TonB, with protein MKKILFIAIAFFTIELVSAQETTTDSNDPIYSTAGLEKKPEFPEGVTAFYKFIAKNYKTPSKSVKGKVYVTFIIEKDGSLSNIKVLRDIGHGTGEEAIRVLSICPNWIPGEKNGQKVRCLYSLPISITS; from the coding sequence ATGAAAAAAATTCTATTCATCGCAATTGCTTTTTTTACAATAGAACTCGTTTCTGCTCAAGAAACGACAACTGATTCAAATGATCCCATATATAGTACTGCTGGGCTAGAAAAAAAACCTGAGTTTCCAGAAGGGGTTACGGCTTTTTATAAATTTATTGCCAAAAATTATAAAACCCCATCTAAATCTGTAAAAGGTAAAGTCTATGTAACTTTTATAATTGAAAAAGACGGTAGTCTTTCAAATATTAAAGTGCTACGAGATATTGGTCATGGAACTGGGGAAGAAGCAATAAGAGTTTTGTCAATATGCCCTAATTGGATTCCAGGAGAGAAAAATGGTCAAAAAGTAAGATGTCTTTATAGTTTGCCTATTTCTATAACGTCTTAG
- the leuB gene encoding 3-isopropylmalate dehydrogenase: MKLNIALLAGDGIGPEVIDQAVKVSDAIAQKFGHEITWKPALTGAAAIDAVGEPYPDATHEVCKNADAVLFGAIGHPKYDNDPSAPVRPEQGLLKMRKALGLFANVRPTFTFPSLLDKSPLKRERIEGTDLVFLRELTGGIYFGEKGRRDNGDTAFDNCVYTRAEVQRLAKKGFELAMTRSKKLCCVDKANVLETSRLWRETVQAMEKDYPEVEVSYEFVDAVAMRLVQWPNSYDVLITENLFGDILTDEASVISGSMGLMPSASMGAEVSLFEPIHGSYPQATGLNIANPMATVLSAAMMFENFGLMEEGKAMRDAVNKALEAGIVTEDLADGGKAYGTKEVGDWLAANI, translated from the coding sequence ATGAAGTTAAATATCGCACTTTTAGCAGGGGACGGAATCGGACCGGAAGTAATTGATCAGGCAGTAAAAGTATCAGATGCAATTGCACAAAAATTTGGACATGAAATTACTTGGAAACCAGCTTTAACCGGTGCTGCTGCAATTGATGCAGTAGGTGAACCTTATCCTGATGCAACACATGAAGTTTGTAAAAATGCTGATGCAGTTCTTTTTGGAGCAATTGGTCACCCAAAATACGATAACGATCCTTCTGCACCTGTACGACCAGAACAAGGTTTATTAAAAATGCGTAAAGCATTGGGTTTATTTGCTAACGTAAGACCTACGTTTACATTCCCGTCTTTATTAGATAAATCTCCATTAAAAAGAGAAAGAATTGAAGGAACTGACTTAGTTTTCTTAAGAGAATTAACAGGTGGTATTTACTTTGGTGAAAAAGGAAGAAGAGATAACGGAGACACTGCTTTTGACAACTGTGTTTACACAAGAGCAGAAGTACAACGTTTAGCTAAAAAAGGTTTCGAATTAGCGATGACTCGTTCTAAGAAATTATGTTGTGTAGACAAAGCTAACGTTTTGGAAACTTCACGTTTATGGAGAGAAACAGTTCAGGCAATGGAGAAAGATTATCCGGAAGTTGAAGTAAGCTACGAATTTGTTGATGCAGTTGCTATGCGTTTGGTTCAATGGCCAAATTCTTATGACGTATTAATTACTGAAAACTTATTCGGTGATATCTTAACTGACGAAGCTTCTGTAATCTCAGGTTCTATGGGATTAATGCCTTCTGCATCTATGGGAGCTGAAGTATCTTTATTTGAGCCTATTCACGGTTCTTATCCACAAGCAACTGGTTTAAACATTGCTAACCCAATGGCTACTGTTTTATCAGCTGCTATGATGTTTGAAAACTTCGGATTAATGGAAGAAGGAAAAGCAATGAGAGATGCTGTAAACAAAGCTTTAGAAGCTGGAATCGTTACTGAAGATTTAGCCGATGGTGGTAAAGCATACGGAACTAAAGAAGTTGGAGATTGGTTAGCTGCTAATATCTAA
- the leuD gene encoding 3-isopropylmalate dehydratase small subunit, whose product MAYDKFNILTSSAVPLPIENVDTDQIIPARFLKATKREGFGDNLFRDWRYNGDDTPKADFVLNNPTYSGKILVGGKNFGSGSSREHAAWAVYDYGFRAVVSSFFADIFKGNCLNIGVLPVQVSPEFSDKIFAAIEADPNTELEINLPEQTITLKATGEKESFDINGYKKNNMINGFDDIDYLQSVKEEIVSFASKLPY is encoded by the coding sequence ATGGCATACGATAAATTTAATATACTTACCAGTAGTGCAGTGCCACTACCGATAGAAAACGTAGATACTGATCAAATTATCCCGGCTCGTTTCCTGAAAGCTACAAAACGTGAAGGTTTTGGAGACAACCTTTTCAGAGACTGGAGATACAATGGAGATGACACTCCTAAAGCTGATTTCGTTTTAAACAACCCAACTTACAGCGGAAAAATCCTTGTAGGTGGAAAAAACTTCGGTTCAGGTTCTTCTCGTGAGCACGCTGCATGGGCAGTTTACGATTACGGATTCCGCGCTGTAGTTTCTTCTTTCTTTGCTGACATCTTCAAAGGAAACTGTTTAAATATCGGAGTTTTACCAGTACAAGTTTCTCCTGAATTCTCAGATAAAATCTTTGCAGCTATCGAAGCTGATCCTAATACAGAATTAGAAATCAACTTACCAGAGCAAACAATTACTTTGAAAGCTACAGGCGAAAAAGAATCCTTTGACATCAACGGATACAAAAAGAACAATATGATCAATGGTTTTGATGATATTGACTATTTACAAAGTGTGAAAGAAGAAATCGTAAGTTTTGCCAGCAAGCTTCCTTACTAA
- a CDS encoding alpha-isopropylmalate synthase regulatory domain-containing protein, whose protein sequence is MGKRKIEIMDTTLRDGEQTSGVSFSAAEKLTIAQLLLEELQVDRIEIASARVSEGEFEGVKGIMTWAETKGYTDKIEVLTFVDKGLSIEWMKKSGAKVQNLLTKGSLNHLTHQLKKTPEQHFSEIAESIALANENGILTNVYLEDWSNGMRNSPEYVYQYLDFISTQPVKRILLPDTLGVLIPSETFEYISEITQRYPGIHFDFHAHNDYDLSVANVMEALKAGIHGLHVTVNGMGERAGNAPLASTIAVINDFMPEIEIGVKETSLYSVSKLVETFTGYRIPANKPIVGDNVFTQTAGIHADGDNKNNLYFNDLLPERFGRKRKYALGKTSGKANIEKNLQELGLQLNQEDLKLVTQRIIELGDKKETVTKEDLPYIISDVLDSHTYQEKVTVESYLLSHAKGMRPSTTICLKIDGQIIEEHAQGDGQFDAFMNALTKIYKTKKMTLPKLTDYAVRIPPGSSSDALCETIITWVNEGKEFKTRGLDSDQTVAAIIATQKMLNVIAV, encoded by the coding sequence ATGGGAAAAAGAAAAATTGAAATAATGGATACGACGCTTCGTGATGGTGAACAAACCTCAGGAGTATCATTTTCTGCTGCAGAAAAACTAACCATTGCCCAATTATTATTAGAAGAGTTACAAGTTGACCGCATCGAAATAGCTTCGGCTCGTGTAAGCGAAGGAGAATTTGAAGGTGTAAAAGGAATTATGACTTGGGCAGAAACAAAAGGATATACCGATAAAATCGAAGTATTAACTTTTGTTGACAAAGGGCTCTCTATTGAATGGATGAAAAAATCGGGTGCAAAAGTTCAAAATCTTTTAACCAAGGGTTCACTCAACCATCTTACACATCAATTAAAAAAAACACCTGAACAGCATTTTTCTGAAATTGCCGAAAGCATTGCTTTAGCGAACGAAAATGGAATTTTAACCAATGTTTATTTAGAAGACTGGAGTAATGGTATGCGTAATTCACCTGAATACGTTTACCAATATTTAGATTTCATCAGCACCCAACCCGTAAAAAGAATATTGCTTCCAGATACTTTGGGCGTACTTATTCCTTCGGAAACTTTCGAATATATTTCAGAAATCACTCAAAGATATCCCGGAATTCATTTTGATTTCCACGCACACAACGACTACGATTTAAGCGTTGCTAACGTAATGGAAGCCTTAAAAGCAGGTATTCACGGATTGCACGTGACCGTAAACGGAATGGGAGAACGCGCCGGAAATGCGCCACTGGCCAGTACGATTGCAGTAATCAATGATTTCATGCCCGAAATCGAAATTGGTGTAAAAGAAACTTCTTTATACTCAGTTAGTAAATTAGTCGAAACCTTTACCGGTTACCGAATCCCAGCCAACAAGCCAATTGTAGGCGACAATGTTTTTACTCAAACAGCCGGAATTCACGCTGATGGAGACAATAAAAACAATTTATATTTCAACGATTTACTTCCGGAACGCTTTGGAAGAAAAAGAAAATACGCTTTAGGAAAAACTTCCGGAAAAGCTAATATTGAAAAAAACCTTCAGGAATTAGGTTTGCAATTAAATCAGGAAGATTTAAAATTGGTCACCCAAAGAATTATTGAATTGGGAGACAAAAAAGAAACAGTTACCAAAGAAGATCTGCCTTATATCATCTCTGACGTATTAGACAGTCATACGTATCAGGAAAAAGTTACCGTAGAATCCTATTTGTTATCTCACGCCAAAGGAATGAGACCGTCAACTACTATTTGCTTAAAAATAGACGGACAAATCATTGAGGAACACGCACAAGGAGATGGTCAGTTTGATGCTTTTATGAATGCTTTGACAAAAATTTATAAAACCAAAAAAATGACTTTACCTAAACTTACTGATTACGCGGTAAGAATCCCTCCTGGAAGTAGTTCGGATGCTTTATGCGAAACCATTATCACCTGGGTAAACGAGGGGAAAGAATTCAAAACAAGAGGATTGGATTCTGACCAAACGGTAGCAGCTATAATTGCAACTCAAAAAATGCTCAACGTAATAGCAGTTTAA
- a CDS encoding DUF6252 family protein gives MKKYFLFLIVLFSLFSCQEDVRFNNPSFQGTKDNEFWRAVQSIATVNSGGSLVIEAYTATEVVTLKTNSALAGTYSIGTTPMNTASYVFTDPLTKETIDFSSGFNVGDGQIVITEYDAVAKTISGTFKFNIVNTFDNPLAGPTLNFQYGVFYKIPVTVQ, from the coding sequence ATGAAAAAATATTTTCTGTTTTTGATTGTGCTGTTCTCTTTGTTTTCCTGTCAGGAAGACGTGAGATTTAATAATCCTTCTTTTCAGGGTACGAAGGATAATGAATTCTGGAGAGCTGTTCAGTCCATTGCTACGGTTAATTCAGGAGGTTCATTGGTGATAGAGGCATATACTGCAACTGAAGTTGTTACTTTAAAAACAAATTCAGCCTTAGCCGGAACTTATTCTATTGGAACAACTCCAATGAATACTGCTTCTTATGTTTTTACGGATCCTTTGACTAAAGAAACAATTGATTTTTCTTCGGGTTTTAATGTGGGTGATGGTCAAATTGTTATTACAGAATATGATGCGGTAGCTAAGACTATCTCTGGTACGTTTAAGTTTAATATTGTAAATACTTTTGATAATCCTTTAGCAGGGCCTACTTTGAATTTTCAATATGGCGTTTTTTATAAGATTCCCGTTACTGTTCAATAG
- the dnaE gene encoding DNA polymerase III subunit alpha, with the protein MYLIFDTETTGLPKRWDAPITDTANWPRCIQIAWQLHDDMGQLIEHQDYLVKPEGFNIPYDAERIHGISTELAEAEGIPLTEVLEKFNIALGKAKFIVGQNLGFDVNIMGCEFHRMGVDSPMASMPVLDTCTEVTASLLKLPGGRGGKFKLPTLTELHEYLFSVPFAEAHNATADVEATTRCFLELIKREVFTKEELDVPASYFQEFQAKNPREIQLIGLKHINLKAASDKIREQLQKAEPNVSQTTISAADKEGFAAAKFAHLHNHTQFSVLQSTIGIGPLVSVTAKNGFPAVAMTDTGNMMGAFHFVSAVMNHNKGASAKNKALVEAGEEPTETEIKPIVGCEFNICENHLDKTKKDNGYQVVLLAKNKKGYHNLAKMASIAYVDGFYYVPRIDRKVVEKYKEDIMVLSGNLYGEIPSKILNIGENQAEEALLWWKAQFGDDFYLEIMRHNQEDENRVNKTLIEFSQKHNVKLIATNNTYYLNKQDANAHDILLCVKDGEKQATPIGRGRGYRYGLPNQEYYYKSGEEMKNLFADLPDAIINIQEIVDKVEIYSLYRDVLLPKYDIPQEFVDPEDEKDNGVRGENAYLRYLTMEGAKRRYEEITPDIQERLDFELLTISNSGYPGYFLIVQDFIAEARKMDVSVGPGRGSAAGSAVAYCLGITNIDPIKYDLLFERFLNPDRVSMPDIDIDFDDEGRGRVMDYVINKYGANQVAQIITYGKMATKSAIRDTARVLDLPLFEADRIAKLIPAMMPSKWNLARFISESEEDVKKSLKSSEEFDKVKELIGIANEDDLAGETIQQAKILEGSMRNTGIHACGVIITPSDITNYVPVTTAKDSDLYVTQFDNSVAESAGLLKMDFLGLKTLTLIKDTVKLVKYRTGIQLDPDTFPIDDVKTYELFQRGETVGIFQYESPGMQKYMKDLKPTVFGDLIAMNALYRPGPLEYIPSFVRRKNGEEPIVYDLDACEEYLGETYGITVYQEQVMLLSQSLAGFTKGEADVLRKAMGKKQKDVLDKMKPKFVEQAATKGHDPKVLEKIWKDWEAFASYAFNKSHSTCYAWIAYQTAYLKAHYPAEYMAAVLSNNMNDIKQVSFFMEECKRMGLQVLGPSVNESYYKFTVNDDYAVRFGMGAIKGVGAGAVETIVENRKNGLYKSIFDLAKRIDLRAANKKAFENLALAGGFDCFADTHRAQYFHDEGDGITFYEKAMRYGSKFQENENSSQVSLFGEASEVQIAEPVVPPCEDWSTMEKLAKEKEVVGIYISGHPLDDFRFEMKYFCNAKLEALKNLEAYVGKALTFGGIINDVQHRVAKNGKGWGMFTLEGYDESYEFRIFGEEYLKFRHFLIQNNFTYMKLTVKEGWVNQETGKRAEPRLQFVEIKQLQDVLETFAKKLIVLLNIKDLYPEFIHKLSHLFNENKGDNQVTFEVMEIEKIKKLVETVPVMEDNEEVVFEDENDDSEASDVPITKAVQVTEVEEVKVVTKLSMASRKLKIKISTELLQELEKMQVNFKLN; encoded by the coding sequence ATGTATTTAATATTCGATACCGAAACTACGGGATTACCTAAGCGTTGGGATGCGCCTATAACCGATACGGCTAACTGGCCGCGATGTATTCAAATTGCATGGCAGTTGCATGACGATATGGGACAACTCATCGAGCATCAGGATTATCTGGTAAAACCGGAAGGTTTTAATATTCCCTATGATGCCGAACGAATTCACGGTATTTCGACCGAATTAGCAGAGGCGGAAGGAATCCCTTTAACCGAAGTTTTAGAGAAATTCAATATAGCTTTAGGCAAAGCCAAATTTATTGTGGGTCAGAATTTAGGTTTTGATGTCAATATTATGGGCTGTGAGTTTCATCGAATGGGAGTCGATTCGCCTATGGCTTCGATGCCGGTTTTGGATACTTGTACCGAAGTAACAGCTTCTTTGTTGAAATTACCGGGAGGTCGTGGAGGAAAATTTAAACTACCAACTTTAACGGAATTACACGAATATTTATTCAGCGTTCCTTTTGCCGAAGCGCACAATGCAACTGCTGACGTTGAGGCAACCACGCGTTGTTTCTTAGAATTAATTAAAAGAGAGGTTTTTACTAAGGAAGAACTGGATGTTCCAGCTTCTTATTTTCAGGAATTTCAGGCTAAAAATCCGAGAGAAATTCAACTCATCGGATTAAAACATATCAATTTAAAAGCGGCTTCGGATAAAATCAGGGAGCAGCTGCAAAAAGCGGAACCGAATGTTTCGCAAACCACGATTTCAGCAGCCGACAAAGAAGGTTTTGCTGCGGCAAAGTTTGCGCATTTGCATAACCATACCCAGTTTTCAGTTCTGCAATCGACTATTGGGATTGGACCGTTGGTTTCGGTTACGGCTAAAAATGGCTTTCCTGCTGTTGCCATGACCGACACTGGAAACATGATGGGTGCTTTCCATTTTGTGAGTGCGGTAATGAATCACAATAAAGGGGCTTCCGCTAAAAATAAAGCTTTAGTAGAAGCTGGCGAAGAGCCAACAGAAACCGAAATCAAACCGATTGTAGGTTGCGAATTCAATATTTGCGAAAACCATTTGGATAAAACCAAAAAAGACAATGGTTACCAAGTCGTTTTATTGGCAAAAAATAAAAAAGGCTATCACAATTTGGCCAAAATGGCTTCGATTGCCTATGTAGATGGTTTTTATTATGTACCAAGAATTGATAGAAAAGTTGTAGAAAAATACAAGGAAGACATCATGGTTTTGTCTGGGAATTTATACGGAGAAATTCCGAGCAAGATTTTGAATATTGGCGAAAACCAAGCCGAAGAAGCTTTACTTTGGTGGAAAGCACAATTTGGAGATGATTTTTATCTCGAAATCATGCGCCATAATCAGGAAGATGAAAATCGTGTAAACAAAACTTTGATTGAGTTTTCGCAAAAGCATAATGTTAAGTTAATTGCAACGAATAATACCTATTATTTAAATAAACAAGATGCCAATGCGCACGATATTTTATTGTGTGTAAAAGACGGAGAAAAACAAGCAACACCTATAGGACGTGGTCGTGGCTATCGTTATGGATTACCCAATCAGGAGTATTATTATAAGTCGGGAGAGGAAATGAAAAATCTCTTTGCCGATTTGCCTGATGCCATTATCAATATACAGGAAATAGTTGACAAGGTCGAAATTTACTCGCTTTATCGTGATGTATTGCTTCCAAAATATGATATCCCTCAGGAATTTGTTGATCCTGAAGATGAAAAAGACAATGGTGTTCGTGGTGAAAATGCCTATTTGCGTTACCTTACCATGGAAGGAGCCAAAAGACGTTACGAAGAAATAACCCCCGATATTCAGGAACGTTTGGATTTTGAGTTACTGACCATTTCAAACTCTGGTTATCCGGGTTACTTTTTGATTGTGCAGGATTTCATTGCCGAAGCGAGGAAAATGGATGTTTCTGTCGGACCAGGACGTGGATCGGCGGCAGGTTCGGCGGTGGCTTATTGTTTAGGAATTACCAATATTGACCCGATTAAGTACGATTTGCTTTTTGAGCGTTTCCTGAATCCGGATCGTGTGTCCATGCCCGATATTGATATCGATTTTGATGATGAGGGGCGTGGTCGTGTAATGGATTATGTAATCAATAAATATGGAGCCAATCAGGTAGCACAGATTATCACTTATGGTAAAATGGCGACCAAGTCGGCAATTCGTGATACGGCGCGTGTACTGGATTTACCTTTATTTGAAGCCGACAGAATTGCGAAATTAATTCCGGCTATGATGCCATCTAAGTGGAATTTGGCGCGTTTTATTTCTGAAAGCGAAGAAGATGTAAAAAAGTCATTGAAATCTTCGGAAGAATTTGACAAGGTAAAAGAACTAATTGGAATTGCTAATGAAGATGATTTAGCAGGAGAAACCATTCAACAAGCCAAAATATTAGAAGGTTCGATGCGAAATACAGGTATTCACGCCTGTGGAGTAATTATCACGCCTTCGGATATTACCAATTATGTGCCGGTAACCACCGCAAAAGATTCTGATTTATATGTGACTCAGTTTGATAACTCGGTGGCTGAAAGTGCAGGATTGTTGAAGATGGACTTCCTGGGGTTGAAGACCCTGACTTTGATAAAGGATACCGTCAAGTTGGTAAAATACCGAACAGGAATTCAATTGGATCCCGATACTTTTCCAATTGATGATGTTAAAACCTATGAGTTGTTCCAAAGAGGAGAAACAGTAGGGATTTTCCAATACGAGTCACCCGGGATGCAAAAATACATGAAGGATTTGAAGCCGACGGTTTTTGGGGATTTGATCGCAATGAATGCTTTGTATCGTCCGGGACCTTTGGAATACATTCCTTCTTTCGTTCGAAGAAAAAATGGAGAAGAGCCTATCGTTTATGATTTGGACGCCTGCGAAGAATATCTTGGGGAAACATATGGGATTACAGTTTATCAGGAGCAGGTAATGCTTTTGTCCCAATCCTTAGCCGGTTTTACTAAAGGTGAGGCCGACGTTTTGCGTAAGGCGATGGGTAAGAAGCAGAAGGACGTACTGGATAAAATGAAACCCAAATTTGTAGAACAAGCAGCTACTAAAGGACATGATCCAAAAGTTTTGGAGAAAATATGGAAAGACTGGGAAGCTTTTGCGAGTTATGCCTTCAATAAATCGCACTCGACCTGTTATGCCTGGATTGCCTACCAAACGGCTTATTTGAAAGCTCATTATCCGGCTGAATATATGGCGGCGGTACTTTCGAATAACATGAATGATATTAAACAGGTTTCGTTTTTTATGGAGGAATGTAAGCGAATGGGCTTGCAGGTTTTAGGTCCTTCTGTTAATGAATCCTACTATAAATTTACAGTAAACGATGATTATGCCGTTCGTTTTGGAATGGGAGCTATCAAAGGAGTGGGAGCCGGAGCAGTGGAAACCATTGTAGAAAATAGAAAAAACGGATTATACAAATCAATTTTTGATTTGGCTAAGCGAATTGATTTGCGTGCCGCTAATAAAAAAGCTTTTGAGAATTTAGCTTTAGCTGGAGGATTTGATTGTTTTGCGGATACTCACCGTGCGCAATATTTTCATGATGAAGGTGACGGAATTACCTTTTATGAAAAAGCCATGCGTTATGGTTCGAAATTTCAGGAGAATGAAAATTCGTCTCAGGTGAGTCTTTTTGGGGAAGCCAGTGAAGTGCAAATTGCCGAGCCTGTAGTGCCGCCTTGTGAGGATTGGAGTACGATGGAAAAATTAGCCAAAGAGAAAGAAGTTGTTGGTATTTATATTTCAGGGCATCCGCTGGATGACTTTAGATTTGAAATGAAATATTTCTGTAACGCTAAGTTGGAAGCACTCAAGAATCTCGAAGCTTATGTGGGTAAAGCATTGACTTTTGGAGGAATTATCAATGATGTACAACATCGTGTGGCTAAGAATGGTAAAGGCTGGGGGATGTTTACACTGGAAGGATATGATGAGAGTTATGAATTTCGGATTTTTGGAGAAGAGTATTTAAAATTTCGTCATTTTCTGATACAGAACAATTTTACCTATATGAAATTAACGGTAAAAGAAGGTTGGGTGAATCAGGAAACTGGCAAAAGAGCAGAACCAAGATTACAGTTTGTAGAAATAAAACAATTGCAGGATGTTTTAGAAACTTTTGCAAAAAAACTAATCGTATTGCTGAACATAAAAGATTTGTATCCTGAATTTATACATAAGTTGAGTCATCTTTTTAATGAAAATAAAGGAGATAATCAGGTGACTTTTGAAGTGATGGAGATAGAAAAAATTAAGAAACTGGTCGAAACAGTTCCGGTTATGGAGGATAATGAAGAAGTAGTTTTCGAAGACGAAAATGACGATTCTGAAGCTTCTGATGTACCGATAACCAAGGCGGTTCAGGTTACCGAAGTAGAAGAAGTAAAGGTAGTAACTAAGTTGAGTATGGCCAGCAGAAAGTTGAAAATTAAAATTTCGACCGAATTATTACAGGAATTAGAGAAAATGCAGGTTAATTTTAAGTTGAATTGA
- the leuC gene encoding 3-isopropylmalate dehydratase large subunit encodes MSKTLFDKVWDSHVVRKIEDGPDVFFIDRHFIHEVTSPVAFLGLKSRGVSVLYPERTFATADHNTPTINQHLPVADALSANQLKALETNAAEYGISHWGLGHQKNGIVHVVGPENGITLPGATIVCGDSHTSTHGAFGAIAFGIGTSEVEMVLSTQCIMQPKPKKMRINVNGKLSKGVTPKDVALYIIAKLTTSGGTGYFAEYAGNVFEEMTMEGRMTVCNLSIEMGARGGMIAPDQTTFDFLEGRLYAPKGEAWTKAVEYWKTLKTDADAVFDAELNINAEDIEPMITYGTNPGMGIGITKHIPAANQVEGGEETYKKSLAYMGFEEDDVMIGKQIDYVFLGSCTNGRIEDFRAFAEIVKGRKKADNVTAWLVPGSHVVEAQIKEEGILDILTEAGFVLRQPGCSACLAMNDDKVPAGKYAVSTSNRNFEGRQGPGSRTLLASPIMAAAAAVTGKLTDPRDLL; translated from the coding sequence ATGAGCAAGACATTATTTGACAAAGTATGGGATTCGCATGTTGTGCGTAAAATTGAAGACGGACCAGATGTGTTTTTTATTGATCGTCACTTCATTCACGAGGTTACAAGTCCAGTAGCTTTCTTGGGTCTAAAATCAAGAGGCGTATCAGTATTATATCCAGAGCGCACATTCGCAACTGCCGATCACAATACACCAACTATAAACCAACACTTACCTGTTGCCGATGCTTTATCTGCTAATCAATTAAAAGCATTAGAAACTAACGCGGCTGAATACGGTATTTCTCACTGGGGATTAGGTCATCAAAAAAATGGAATTGTACACGTAGTAGGGCCTGAAAACGGGATTACTTTACCTGGTGCTACAATTGTATGTGGAGATTCACATACTTCTACTCATGGTGCTTTTGGTGCTATTGCTTTTGGAATTGGTACTTCTGAAGTAGAAATGGTTCTTTCTACTCAATGTATCATGCAACCAAAACCTAAAAAAATGCGTATTAACGTAAACGGAAAATTAAGCAAAGGAGTTACTCCTAAAGACGTTGCGTTATACATCATTGCTAAATTGACTACTTCCGGAGGTACAGGATATTTCGCAGAATACGCAGGAAATGTATTCGAAGAAATGACTATGGAAGGTCGTATGACTGTTTGTAACTTAAGTATCGAAATGGGTGCTCGTGGAGGTATGATTGCTCCTGACCAAACTACTTTTGATTTCTTAGAAGGCAGATTGTATGCTCCTAAAGGTGAAGCTTGGACTAAAGCAGTAGAATATTGGAAAACTTTAAAAACTGATGCTGATGCAGTATTTGATGCTGAATTAAACATCAACGCAGAAGATATCGAACCAATGATTACTTATGGTACAAATCCTGGAATGGGAATTGGTATCACTAAACATATCCCAGCTGCCAACCAAGTTGAAGGTGGTGAGGAAACTTACAAAAAATCATTAGCTTACATGGGCTTCGAAGAAGACGATGTAATGATTGGAAAACAAATTGATTATGTTTTCTTAGGAAGTTGTACTAATGGTCGTATCGAAGACTTTAGAGCTTTTGCTGAAATTGTAAAAGGTCGTAAAAAAGCAGATAATGTTACAGCTTGGTTAGTTCCAGGTTCTCACGTTGTTGAAGCTCAAATTAAAGAAGAAGGAATTTTAGATATTCTTACTGAAGCTGGTTTTGTATTGCGTCAGCCAGGTTGTTCAGCTTGTTTAGCTATGAACGATGACAAAGTACCTGCTGGGAAATATGCAGTAAGTACTTCAAACAGAAACTTCGAAGGTCGTCAAGGTCCAGGTTCAAGAACATTGTTAGCTTCGCCTATTATGGCAGCAGCAGCAGCAGTTACTGGAAAATTAACTGACCCAAGAGATTTGTTGTAA